CAAAGGTGCTTTTGAAGGCACTGAAGAAGTTGTTGTCGCAAGTTTCAAAGTTGGTTTCGTAGAGAAAAAAACTGATAGTTCACAAGCTAGAGGTGGCTTAATGGGTGGCGGTTTTGGCGGTAAATCTTCTGCTAAAATGGATTTAACTGGTGTTAATGATAGCATCAGACAAGAAATTGCAGAACAAGCATACAAAGATTTTGTTGCTCAGTTAAAAGCAAAGGGCTTCAAGGTTTCTCCATCAAGTGAAATTCTTAAAGATAAAGATTTCTCTGAAACAAAAACTTATGACACACCATATGTTGATAATCAAGGTGGCTTAATTTCTACAACAAATGTTACAAAATATTTCCAGCCTAAAGAACTAGGAAAAATAAGGTTTTTCTTAGGTGATAATATTAATATCACAGGCGGTTTTGGTTTTGGAAACCCAACAATTGTTGCATCTAATATAGCTGAGAAAACTAAGAAAAAAATTCTTAGCGTAACCTACATTGTTGATTTCTCAAATGCTGAAGGTGATAGCGGGGTTAGCTATTCAACGCTTCAAGTTGGTCAGGGTATAACTGTTACGCCGGGCAGTAAACTTAACTTGATTGGTGGAAATGGAAGTCCTTTTTCTCCAGCTAATGGCAATATAACTGTTGGTCAGCCAGTTTACTCTACTAAAGAATTTGGAGAGGTTATTAGCACTTCATCTGATGCATATAAAGCAACAGAAACAGCTCTTAACTTGGCTTCTGCATTAATGGGTGGTGGCACTAACCAAACAAGATCATTCACTGTTAAAGCTAATCCATCTAAATATAAGGCAGTGAGCTTAGAAGTTCTTAAAGATGCTAACAGCGGTATCGTTGGCAAAATGGCTTCTATAAAATAATATCTTAATTTGATTCGGTGGTAGGAAAAAATTACCTACCGCCGAATCTTCGCTCTCGGTTTGAAAAATCTTCAATCGCTTTTTCAAATTCCTCTTTGTTGAAATCAGGCCATAGAACATCACAAAAATATAGCTCAGTATAAGCTGATTGCCAGAGTAGAAAATTACTAAGGCGTTTTTCTCCACCGGTTCTAATTAACAAGTCTGGATCAGGAATTTTTGCAGTATATAAGTTACTTTCAATTGCTTCAATGCTTGCCTCAATATTGCCTGAAATTAATGCTTTTACAGCATTAGTAATTTCTTGTTTGCTACCATAATTCAAAGCAATATTCACCGATAATTTTGGTGACGCAGAAGATTTATCCTCAATATTTTTTGCCCTTATCTGAACATCATTTGGGAAGGCTGAAATATCGCCAATAAACTTAATTGCGATATTCTTTTTGATTAGAGCTTCCGCATCATCAGAGAGGTAAAACCTAAGTAAATCAATGATGTCAGTAACTTCATCTTTTGGACGCGACCAATTCTCAGAAGAAAAAGCATAAAGCGTTAAAAAACTAATCCTTTTCTCTAAGCAGAGTTTTATTGTCTCTTTGGCTCTTTCCGCACCTCTCCGATGGCCTTCTTTGGTGGATTTACTATTTTGCTTTGCCCACCTGCCATTGCCGTCCATTATTATTGCGATGTGGTTTGGGTTGGGCATTGGGGGTTGAGGTTTAGGGGTTATTATATTTGTCAT
The genomic region above belongs to Rickettsiales bacterium and contains:
- the uppS gene encoding polyprenyl diphosphate synthase, whose product is MTNIITPKPQPPMPNPNHIAIIMDGNGRWAKQNSKSTKEGHRRGAERAKETIKLCLEKRISFLTLYAFSSENWSRPKDEVTDIIDLLRFYLSDDAEALIKKNIAIKFIGDISAFPNDVQIRAKNIEDKSSASPKLSVNIALNYGSKQEITNAVKALISGNIEASIEAIESNLYTAKIPDPDLLIRTGGEKRLSNFLLWQSAYTELYFCDVLWPDFNKEEFEKAIEDFSNRERRFGGR